In Larimichthys crocea isolate SSNF chromosome VII, L_crocea_2.0, whole genome shotgun sequence, the genomic stretch cctctcgcaaagcgaggtcactctaaactcttctctgtggtcgtccccaaatggtggaatgaccaacggctactagaacagcaacatccctttctacctttaaaaaacttgtaaaaacctttctgtttccagaatgcttccctgcctaacaacactaacaaaactaacaactactctgtgtcctttacacctttctcagcttatgtcctcctctgtaagtcgctttggataaaagcgtctgctaaatgcaatgtaatgtaatgtaatgtaatgtaacacacCTGTAGACAGAGTGTTTAGGGAAGGAATCGGACATCTGATCTTTTCATTGTCAATCTGATaccacagacagtgtgtgttttataaggAGTAAACAGTGTTGAATTATGGGGAAAGGCAGTTTGATGCCAACGAGTCAGATATACCCCCAGTGGATCCAGTAACCCCCCCAGTGAATCAGGTCTTCCTTTGTGTGTCCAGGTTCAGTTCTTCCTGATGAGTCGACTCCTgctcctccacttcctgtcaAAGCTGCTCGGATGGCTCCGGCCTTCAACACAAGTAAGTACATAAAGTACTGCAGTAATAAGAGTCctacagtactacagtactaTGAGTATTAATACTCAGAAGTATTTCTGATTAacctgtctgtatctgtttgtctgttcagagGTGAGTCAGGATCCTGAAGGTCCAGCTGAATCTGAACTTGCTGCTACAGAGTCTGGACTCACTAAGGAGACAGGTGAGGAGACAGGTGAGGAGAGGTATAGTCCAGGGTAGGCATAGATAGATCAGGACACAGATAGGGCACACGTGCTGTGACTCACTaacttcttcttgttcttctctgcaGAAATGTCAGCTGATGACTTCGCAGGTACGTTGAAactcttctttctgtttattgtaCTGTTTAGACATTTTTTTGATTGCCGAAAATAcctgaatgtgtttgttgtcCAATCAGAGCGCTGTGGGGCGGAGCCTGAGGTGGGTCCCTGCAGAGCAGCGTTTCAGCACTGGTACTACAACAGAGAGACGGGTAGCTGCCAATCATTCATTTACGgaggctgcagaggaaacaagaaCAACTACATGACCAAGGAGAGCTGCATGACTACCTGTACAGGTGAGTGCCACATTTCTCTGTACCTGTGTAGGTGAGTACCACGCCTGGCTGTGCATGTACAGGTGTCCCTAGTTGTGCGGGTCAGTGACTCGCCTGTCCGTACCTGTGTTCTCCCCCTGCAGTCACGGTCCTTCCCTCAtctaaaaaaacagctgatgacGTTTCTCAGGAGTACAAAGGTAATGTAACATAAATGAACTTGTTTAAGGTCCAAATTAAACCAGAACCTGCAGTACCTGACTGCTGTCTCTCTGTAGATCAGTGTACGGCGACCCCGGATCCAGGTCCCTGCCGTGCTGCTTTCCCCATGTACTACTACGACCCAAAGGccaacagctgtcagtcatttaTGTACGGTGGCTGTCGCGGCAACCAGAACCGTTACGACAGCATGGACAAGTGTCTAAAGCACTGCACCTCTGATGGTCAGGACTCACTTTACTAAACATGTCTGCAGAGTTCACGACCCAGCTCACATACCGACTAAacttgtcctcctccttcctgcagCTGTCTTTGATGGACACGGGAGATCTCGGAACCGATGGACTGCAGGTCAGTTTGTCtgctgaggagagtctttacaaacacacacacagctgaggagagtctttacaaacacacacacagctgaggagagtctttacaaacacacacacacagctgaggagagtctttacaaacacacacacacacacacagctgaggagagtctttacaaacacacacacacacacacagctgaggagagtctttacaaacacacacacacacacacagctgaggagagtctttacaaacacacacacacacacacagctgaggagagtctttacaaacacacacacacacacacagctgaggagagtctttacaaacacacacacacacacacagctgaggagagtctttacaaacacacacacacacacacagctgaggagagtctttacaaacacacacacacagctgaggagagtctttacaaacacacacacacagctgaggagagtctttacaaacacacacacacacacacagctgaggagagtctttacaaacacacacacacacacacagctgaggagagtctttacaaacacacacacacacacacagctgaggagagtctttacaaacacacacacacacacacagctgaggagagtctttacaaacacacacacacacacacagctgaggagagtctttacaaacacacacacacacacacagctgaggagagtctttacaaacacacacacacacacacagctgaggagagtctttacaaacacacacacacacacacagctgaggagagtctttacaaacacacacacacacacacagctgaggagagtctttacaaacacacacacacacacacagctgaggagagtctttacaaacacacacacacacacacagctgaggagagtctttacaaacacacacacacacacacagctgaggagagtctttacaaacacacacacacacacacagctgaggagagtctttacaaacacacacacacacacacagctgaggagagtctttacaaacacacacacacacacacagctgaggagagtctttacaaacacacacacacacacacagctgaggagagtctttacaaacacacacacacacacacagctgaggagagtctttacaaacacacacacacacacacagctgaggagagtctttacaaacacacacacacacacacagctgaggagagtctttacaaacacacacacacacacacagctgaggagagtctttacaaacacacacacacacacacagctgaggagagtctttacaaacacacacacacacacacagctgaggagagtctttacaaacacacacacacacacacagctgaggagagtctttacaaacacacacacacacacacagctgaggagagtctttacaaacacacacacacacacacagctgaggagagtctttacaaacacacacacacacacacagctgaggagagtctttacaaacacacacacacacacacagctgaggagagtctttacaaacacacacacacacacacagctgaggagagtctttacaaacacacacacacacacacagctgaggagagtctttacaaacacacacacacacacacagctgaggagagtctttacaaacacacacacacacacacagctgaggagagtctttacaaacacacacacacacacacagctgaggagagtctttacaaacacacacacacacacacagctgaggagagtctttacaaacacacacacacacacacagctgaggagagtctttacaaacacacacacacacacacagctgaggagagtctttacaaacacacacacacacacacagctgaggagagtctttacaaacacacacacacacacacagctgaggagagtctttacaaacacacacacacacacacagctgaggagagtctttacaaacacacacacacacacacagctgaggagagtctttacaaacacacacacacacacacagctgaggagagtctttacaaacacacacacacacacacagctgaggagagtctttacaaacacacacacacacacacagctgaggagagtctttacaaacacacacacacacacacagctgaggagagtctttacaaacacacacacacacacacagctgaggagagtctttacaaacacacacacacacacacagctgaggagagtctttacaaacacacacacacacacacagctgaggagagtctttacaaacacacacacacacacacagctgaggagagtctttacaaacacacacacacacacacagctgaggagagtctttacaaacacacacacacacacacagctgaggagagtctttacaaacacacacacacacacacagctgaggagagtctttacaaacacacacacacacacacagctgaggagagtctttacaaacacacacacacacacacagctgaggagagtctttacaaacacacacacacacacacagctgaggagagtctttacaaacacacacacacacacacagctgaggagagtctttacaaacacacacacacacacacagctgaggagagtctttacaaacacacacacacacacacagctgaggagagtctttacaaacacacacacacacacacagctgaggagagtctttacaaacacacacacacacacacagctgaggagagtctttacaaacacacacacacacacacagctgaggagagtctttacaaacacacacacacacacacagctgaggagagtctttacaaacacacacacacacacacagctgaggagagtctttacaaacacacacacacacacacagctgaggagagtctttacaaacacacacacacacacacagctgaggagagtctttacaaacacacacacacacacacagctgaggagagtctttacaaacacacacacacacacacagctgaggagagtctttacaaacacacacacacacacacagctgaggagagtctttacaaacacacacacacacacacagctgaggagagtctttacaaacacacacacacacacacagctgaggagagtctttacaaacacacacacacacacacagctgaggagagtctttacaaacacacacacacacacacagctgaggagagtctttacaaacacacacacacacacacagctgaggagagtctttacaaacacacacacacacacacagctgaggagagtctttacaaacacacacacacacacacagctgaggagagtctttacaaacacacacacacacacagctgaggagagtctttacaaacacacacacacacacacagctgaggagagtctttacaaacacacacacacacacacagctgaggagagtctttacaaacacacacacacacacacagctgaggagagtctttacaaacacacacacacacacacagctgaggagagtctttacaaacacacacacacacacacagctgaggagagtctttacaaacacacacacacacacagagctgaggagagtctttacaaacacacacacacacacacagctgaggagagtctttacaaacacacacacacacacacagctgaggagagtctttacaaacacacacacacacacacagctgaggagagtctttacaaacacacacacacacacacagctgaggagagtctttacaaacacacacacacacacacagctgaggagagtctttacaaacacacacacacacacacagctgaggagagtcttttacaaacacacacacacacacacagctgaggagagtctttacaaacacacacacacacacacagctgaggagagtctttacaaacacacacacacacacacagctgaggagagtctttacaaacacacacacacacacacacacagctgaggagagtctttacacacacacacacacacacagctgaggagagtctttacacacacacacacacacagctgaggagagtctttacacacacacacacacacagctgaggagagtctttacacATAATCTTTGTCTCTTCTGTGTTCTAGCTGTCTTCCTCTTCGTCACCCTCGCCGCCGTCTCTGCTCTCCTGTTGGCAGCACTCATCGTCATCTCGCTCAGACGTCATGGTCTGTCTCATCATGCTTCTTCCATCAGGTAACGTTCACCTGTTTGATTCTGAACACTGAGGTCTGTCTATGAACGGTGAATGAGTGAATGGCTGGACAGATGAATGGATGATGATGGTTCTggtctctctctgcagtgataAGGAGGAGCTTCTTCCAGATCCAGATGAGCAG encodes the following:
- the spint2 gene encoding kunitz-type protease inhibitor 2 isoform X2, with translation MKQLRLLTVCFLVCSSLALECDWDQSTDQNQGLDPNSLVAGALHLDKNPEVSDAEGCRAACCKEPDCDLALVGLPADGGPQCLLVKCVIQDRDVCVLQPSEQFRIYRRKVHRAGETSHIVPLMNAVEPKTETSNETSNVLCRLPMKVGSCRAAFPKFFYNVTNQSCQKFTYGGCESNGNNFDTKEQCEAKCSGVTGSVLPDESTPAPPLPVKAARMAPAFNTKVSQDPEGPAESELAATESGLTKETEMSADDFAERCGAEPEVGPCRAAFQHWYYNRETGSCQSFIYGGCRGNKNNYMTKESCMTTCTVTVLPSSKKTADDVSQEYKDQCTATPDPGPCRAAFPMYYYDPKANSCQSFMYGGCRGNQNRYDSMDKCLKHCTSDAVFDGHGRSRNRWTAAVFLFVTLAAVSALLLAALIVISLRRHGLSHHASSISDKEELLPDPDEQSSVESLTLPESPKPDQA
- the spint2 gene encoding kunitz-type protease inhibitor 2 isoform X1, which codes for MKQLRLLTVCFLVCSSLALECDWDQSTDQNQGLDPNSLVAGALHLDKNPEVSDAEGCRAACCKEPDCDLALVGLPADGGPQCLLVKCVIQDRDVCVLQPSEQFRIYRRKVHRAGETSHIVPLMNAVEPKTETSNETSNVLCRLPMKVGSCRAAFPKFFYNVTNQSCQKFTYGGCESNGNNFDTKEQCEAKCSGVTGSVLPDESTPAPPLPVKAARMAPAFNTKVSQDPEGPAESELAATESGLTKETGEETEMSADDFAERCGAEPEVGPCRAAFQHWYYNRETGSCQSFIYGGCRGNKNNYMTKESCMTTCTVTVLPSSKKTADDVSQEYKDQCTATPDPGPCRAAFPMYYYDPKANSCQSFMYGGCRGNQNRYDSMDKCLKHCTSDAVFDGHGRSRNRWTAAVFLFVTLAAVSALLLAALIVISLRRHGLSHHASSISDKEELLPDPDEQSSVESLTLPESPKPDQA